The stretch of DNA CTAAATGTGAATGTCATAACAGTAGAGCTATGTGAAAataacagaacagaacagaatagcTCAGGAAGGGACTGCTACATTTGACTGAAGTAAAATCAAGAACTTCTGTACATCAGAAGGCATGGTAAGTGAAAAGAACAAGCTACCAAGTGAAAGTTACTTGCAACGCATttaaatatgcagaaaaatgcaTATCTAGAGTACAGAATTATCCCAGAAAAATGCATATCTAGAGTACAGAATTATCCCAGAATTGCACTTTTAGCAGTAAGGGAACGGGAGCAGCGttccagcctcagtttctatTTATAATGGTGACAAGGAAAAAATACTGCTGGGTGCCCACAAATAAGACAgataatagaaaagaatgagagattTGAAGAACCAGTTCAAAAAAGATGCTATCCAGATGGCTAGCAAACTTGTAAAATCGTGTTTAACATTGTTAGAAATTAAATACATGCAAAGTAAGCCACAAAATACAAGtaatagaggctgggcatggtggctcacacctgtaatcccagcacattgggaggccgaggtgagaagattgcttgggcccagaagttcgagaccagcctgggcaacatagcaagaccccatctcctaaaaaaaatagccaggagtagtggtgcatgcctgtagttccagctattccggaggcgtCAGCTagaagatggcttgaacccaggagtttgagattatagtgagccttcattgtgccgctgcactccagcctgggtgacaaaatgagactccgtctctaaaagaaacagaaaatagaggtcaaaccttttaaagaaaactttaaatccCTTAAGCTTATgttgacattatttttttaagacccctttttccaaataatagCCTTTTTCTTAGAGAAGCTCACTGCAAGAAAGCATTCTAATTGGATTCTGGCGACTCAGCAGAGTTCCTGGACATTTGCTTGGTATAAACGGACTGCAAGACATGGACAGATATGTGGTCTCAGCCCCAGGAGGCTTCCTTCCTGTACccagagagtgtgtgtgtagaCAGTCACTGCCATGCAAGTGGGCAGAGGGATGTCTTCAAGGTGGGGTTAAGGGATGGTTCCTGGCGTGTCACCATGGCTACCTCTTGGAAATGGAGGGGCAGGCTGGTTAGATATTAAGACCAGATTCCAGAGTGGGTAGAAAATTCCATCTGTGCCCCTTTTTTTGTTCCCACCAGGCTCCTGGGTGGAATTGCACTTCAGCAATAATGGGAACGGCAGCAGCGTTCCAGCCTCGGTTTCTATTTATAATGGTGACATGGAAAAAATACTGCTGGACGCACAGCATGAGTCTGGACGGAGTAGCTCCAAGAGTTCTCACTGTGACAGGTAGGTGCACGCCAGCAAGCGTACGCGTTACAGTGCTGATGTCTTCAGTGGGTGACAGTCACCTCTAGGACAGGGGGCTGCTGTTCCCCTCAGGCCGCGTTCGGGAGTGGCTCCTGCTGCCCTCTTTGGGGATGCAGCGTCCTGGGACTTAGTCTGTGGGGAGCCATGTTCAAGTCGCCAGTAGGCAGCAGAACAGCCACGAACCCCGCTCTGAGAAACGCACTCACGCGCCTCAGCAGGGCCGTGGTCGCAGGAGTGGTTCCTGACGCGCCTCAGCAGGGCCGTGGTCGCAGGAGTGGTTCCTGGGTAGCAGCACTTCTGAGCGACTCCAGGGTAGAGTGGCTGAGTGGTCAAAGGTCGCGTGCCCTTGAGAACTGTGCAACAGACCGTGAAGGCGGCAGGTGACAAAGCCAGCCGCTCGCCAGCTGCCTCCCCCCCGCCTCTTCTCTGAAGACTGGCTAGCTAACTCCTGTCGGGCTCAGCCGACAGGGCTGAGGAGTAGTTTGGCTCTGGCTGGTGCTGGGTGGAAGGGAAGACGCACACTGGCTAGAGCCCCTCATCACGGAGGCGGCTGGAGGCCTTTGGGGTTTGAGCTTCTAATGATAGAATGTTCATATGATgttgtttttctcattctattCACATTGCCAAGCCCACCTCGCTCACAGACACCACAAGATACTAACAGAGCCTCTGAACCAGATACCCATAGCATTGGAGAGAAAAACAGCTCACAGGTAAGCTGGAAGAAGAATGTGAGTCATAAGTATTTGTGATCTGTTTGTACAGGAAATGGTTTAAAATGTAATTGAGCACCTCAGAGAAAAGTCGGGCTTTAAGGGTGTCCCTGCCTGCCATCAGGGATACACTGGAAAGGAGGAAGGGCTCCCTGGTGGCTGCAGCCTAGAGAGGAGGGAGGGACCACTGGAAAGGGTGGCAGTGAGCCAGCTACTGGCTGGTCTTTCCTTGTGGTGGTTAGTTGGACAGTGAGTGGGTTTTAATACTTGCATGCTGTGTGGGACTCAGGCGTTACCCGCGGGGCCATTTGAGGCCATTCGGTCACTGTGGCTGTGACTCTGAGGTGTCCTCCTCATTAGACATTGTCACTGCCTGCTGGAAATTACACCCTGTGCCTTTCCTAGCATTAGTCCTGAGCTAACTGGTGCCTGAGCAGTGCATTAGTGGCTGATCAACCTGGTAATTTAGTGTAagatcatcttttttaaaaaaagttttttgtagagacggggtctccctgtgttgcccaggctggtcttgaactccagggctcaagtgatcctcccaaaatcctgggactataggtgtgagacTCCATGTCCAGCCTGAGATGACTTTTCTAATGGTAACAGATACTTAATGGGCTTTACATGCCGTCATTCAGCATTGTTGTGAAAACGGAGTCTTAGAGGAAAAAGTGTGCCTCGGGTTATTGCCTTGGTTTACTATCATTCTCCCTTCGCAGATAGGGTTCGAGGCAGTGATCAGTACTGTCTTGCTCAGTTATATCTGGTAGTGCCTTACTTACCTTGTTGCAGACGAGATGCGCGATAAATGTTTTCTTGGGTGTTTGTTGATGGTGAGAACTTTAACGACGGACCGTGTTCTGTATTTTGGAAGCTCTGTGAGGAAGCATGGCCTTCCAGGCAGGATTAGTAGCTGGCTCTTCAGTGCTAGCTTCCCTCAAGGCTTCCTTCACCAAGGAAACAAGGAGTCCCTGTTACCCAGGCCTTCTCAGGGACATCCCCCTGGCCCCACTCTGAGGGTTCCAGAGCGCAGCATGATTTTGGGAGCCCCGGGAGCCCTGGCTGTGGATGTGTGGGTGCACCCCAGGGCGTGCGGCCCGCTCCTCGGCACATGGGGCTATATCCAGCTTGGGTATACCCAGATGTTTGGTGGGTTTGGGGAGCTATATtctgattttcaattttatttctttttttttgagacagggtattgtcgttttcactgttttaaaacaaaaatttcccCTTAGTTTTAAAAGGAATTAGATGTTCAGGTACAGaattctgaaaatgcaaaaaagtagaGAAGCACTGAGACTCTCGGATTTAAAGTCCTCTTTAATGTTTCGTGCTGTTATATAATTCTGAGGATTTGGCCGCAGCTGTGGTTGTGTGTACATTTCTGCCTTTTCCCTCCTGCTTTTCCCGGAAGCATCTTGTAAACCTGCTCACTATCCAGTGTCCGTTTCCTTCGTCATGTCCCTGTTTTGAGCCATTTTCggctgttttcattttcttttgttataacCAGTGCTGCAGTCACCATCTTTGCCCTCATGTCACGTGACTTCCCTAGGACAGTGTTTGCCGCTGTCAGTACTCCAGCATCTCACAGTGAACCAGATGTATTTACGCCCTGGGTGGGACTCCCCCGAGGTGATCTGTACCTGGAGGAGGCGAGCGAGCCGGGAGCCGGGAGTGTGGTACGGCCCGGGGAAGGCCCCCAGCCCCAGGACTCCCCTTGGACCACAGTCCGGGGCAGTGACATGTGCCTTTGGGCTCTTGAATGGAGCCTGCAGTTGTGAAGCTCGGGTGGGAGGTGGGTGTCATGTGTGGTACGTTAATCGGCATTTAACATCGACTTTATCTTAGTCTGAGGAAGATGATattgagagaaggaaagaagttgAAAGCATCTTGAAGAAAAACTCAGACTGGATATGGGATTGGTCAAGTCGGCCGGAAAATATTCCCCCCAAGTGAGTGTGTTCTCAGTGTCACGGGGGCTCCCCTTGACAGAGGACACATCGGCTGACACGTTTCTTCCCGCCTCAGGGAGTTCCTCTTTAAACACCCGAAGCGCACGGCCACCCTCAGCATGAGGAACACGAGCGTCATGAAGAAAGGGGGCATATTCTCTGCGGAGTTCCTGAAAGTTTTCCTTCCGTCTCTGCTGCTCTCTCATTTGCTGGCCATCGGATTGGGgtaggtgatgtgactctctgACTCCCGCCATGGCATGTCGTGGGGCAATTCTGGGTCGCGGTGATTTATTCGTAAACTATTTCCTGAAGTCCGGCTCATCAGTTACAGCTTGGTGCATTTTCGCAAACACACCCACAGTCACTGTTCAGGTCAAGAAACCACAAGCCTACAGCCCCAAAAGGCCCCAGCACAGGCGCCCTGTGGTGCTGTGTGGCATGGACGAGTCTGCCTGTTGCTCACTGTATATAAATGGAGTCACAGCAGGGATTCTTATGTCTGACCTTTGTCCTGTGTGTAGTTAAAAGCAGTCTCATTTCTGCGTAGTACTGCATGGTGGGGCCGCCCCCAGCTGTCTGCTGTAGATGGAGGGCCTCAGTTACTTGCTGTACTTCCTCCAGGACCGGACTGTTGTTCTACTTAACTCTCAGCAATAAAGAAACCAGTGCGGTCTCTGATTTTTCTGGCTTGAGtatcgctcctgttgcccaggctggagtgcagtggcgtgatctcggttcactgcaaactctgcctcccaggttcaagcgactctcctgcctcagcctcctgagtagctgggattacaggtgcccaccaccatgcctggttaatttttgtatttttagtagagacggggtttcaccatgttgcccaggctgatctcgaactcaaGTAatcgctcacctcggcctccaaagtgctgggattacaggtgtgaaccaccatgcctgaccttttCTGGCTTCTTATACTAACTAATTCTGCAGAAAACACAGAGACCAGGCAGGTGCCACTGTGGATTCTCAAGAGCGTTAGCTGCAGCAGTGGTGAAGAGCCAGAGCGGGAAGCCAAAACCGCTCCTCTTAGGGCTGGTCCCACCCTCTCTCAGTGGGGAGGAGGGATCTAGTCCTGGTGTGCAAACAGTGTTCTATGGCTGCTGTGTATTAGACAGACTGGAAAGACTGGAATGCCACTGGGGGCAGGTGGGTTCCGTTGGCCAGAGGGCTCACATCTGGGGTCGAAGGAAACGGGATAAAAGCCACTGAGTTTCCTGGGCCGGGGCCTGAGTGCTGCCATGTCTCCACCTCGCCCTCCCATGTGTACGGCTTTCTCCTAGCTCTTGTACACATTCTCACGTCCACCCCCGTCACCTTTATTTCTGCCAGTGCTTTTTGGAGTCAGACCCACAGACTGCATCAGCATCACCAGGCAGTTTGCTTTCTGGAGCCTTTTCCAGAACTGTCAAGCAGACTCCGGGGGCAAGGCCTCAGGATCCTCATTTTAAATACGAGGTTTAGCCCTTCCTTTCAGGATGGATTTCTGCAGCCACTGCTTCCCAACTACTGTCCTCTGTCCTGCTCAGGTTTTCAGAGCCTGATACTGCCACTGGTGACCCACACCCCCTCAGCAGCTTTCCAGAACCACACTATAAAATCTGCCCCGAAGGCTGCTGCAGCATGGTCTGTGCCCACAGTGTCCACCGCACCACTGCCCATAGGCCAGCACTGTCTGTGCTCACAGTACCCACCGCACCACTGCCCATAGGCCAGCACTGTCTGTGCTCACAGTACCACTAGCGCCCATAGGTCCGGAACTGCACTATAAAATCTGCCCCCGAAAGCTGCTGCAGCAAGGTCTGTGCTCATAGTGCCCACCCCACCACCCACAGGCCAGGCCAGCCAGGCTTCCGATTCTGCCCCCTTTCCTGGAGAcccatcctcctccctcctgcagTGATGCCCGCTGGTCCGCTGGAGCGAGCCTCTCTATTGCCGACACTCCTGCATCTTTAGTTTGGGACATCTCTCCCACTACTGAACTTAAACCACGTGAGGGCAGGGTCTTCATTTTTAAGCAGTTGACCTTGGTGAGGCTGGTGGCGATGAACTGGCAACACCATCTTGCCCTGGTAGGTGACTTCCCCCAGCATTGAGTTGGAACAAAGCAGCTTTCTGTCTGGAAACAGCGTTTCAGTTTGGTGATCCTTCTAGGCAAGAATACAATCTGATGTTTTCTaattaatacaaaatacatattgaTAAAACACTCGGTAAAAGATTACAGATAGATTCATTACAAAATTTTTATAATGGATATAAAATCACCAGTCTCTTGCATAAGCTCTAACCACAGTGAGCTACCCTGTTTCAGCTGTAACACAATCTCCTGGGAATCACAAGATACATTAACTACTGATTCCTTTTTCTGTTAAGGATCTATATTGGAAGGCGTCTGACAACCTCCACCAGCACCTTTTGATGAAGAACTGGAGTCTGACTTGGTTCATTAGTGGGATTACTTCTGAGCTTGCAATGCAGCTCACTGAAGAGCTGTTAGATCCTGGGGTGGCCGCGTCACTTGTGTTTATTTGTTCTGTAAATGCTGCGTTCCTAatttagtaaaacaaaacaacagacaCTAAAATCATGTTGATCTATAATTATACCTATGAGGTCAATTAATAAGCATGTCAGACTGATTAATATCTATTGTAAAAATTTGGTAGTGAATTTGGATATTAGATATAAATAcctgaatataattttaatatcctATTCCTGAtgtatgttgtattttaaaaattatctgcaaccttaattcagTTGAAGTactttatatttcaaaagaatgAATAACATTGATAATAAAATCGCTACTTTAAGGGGTTTGTCCAAAATAAATATTGTGGCCTTATATATCACACTATTGTAGaaagtattatttaatttaaatggaTGCAGGTTGTCTACTAAAGATTATACATAACTATGCTAATTGTTCGTAATCAACAGAAACTAAGAGAGAGCTACAAACTCAGCTGTACCGTTCATACACTAAACTCTTCTTGCTTTTGCAGTATAAGGAATTAAGTCTCCGATCATTAGGTAATCACCTTGGATGATCAGTTTTCTGCTGAAGGCACCTGCTCagtgtcttttcctctttatcaCTCTGCATTGGTGAATTTAATCCTCTCCTTTGTGCCCAACTTGTGTGtgcttttaaaatcagctttattCTAAGCAAATCTGTGTCTACTTTAAAAGActggaaatggggaaaaaataaataaatctttgccAAATCCTTCAGATTACTGTATTTACATATGGTTTCAAATCAGACATCATAATAGCTTCTTGATGAAACCAGGACTGGTCCCTATTTTGATATTATCTTTCCTACAGCAAGCTTTTTAGAAAGGCTGCCTGTCCAGGCCTTGGTGTTTCATCTTTCCACGCGTAATTCGGGTGTGAAATCTAACATTGTCATTTGTAAAGATCTCTGTTGATACTACCTTGGAAGCAGTCACTTCTGGAGGAAGTGGATGGCATGACATCAGAATTCCTTTATATAATTTAACCTCAGAATAGTCTGAGATCATTTCGAAGCACGCTGGTCAAGGAATTCGTTTCTGTTTTAGAGCAAATATGTTTGCTGTTTGTCTTCCATCGCAAACGTGGAGTTTCAGCACCTTACAGAGCTTAGTGAACCCCCTGCTCACCATCAAAGTTAGCACACAACAAAGCCAACCACGTGTCCCCCTCACAGATGATAATGGCTGAACTCTCAGTGAAACCAGCTGTacggccgggctcagtggctcacgcctgtaatcccagcactttgggaggccgaggtgggcggatcacttgaggtcagaagttcaagaccagcctggccaacatgatgaaaccccatctctaataaaataccaGTGAAACAAGAGcaatggcacgtgcctgtaatcccagctgcttgggaggctaaggcaggagaaccgctggaatctgggaggcagagatggtggTGAGCAGAAATCCAtgcctcccagcctgggaaaggagaatgagactccatctcaaaaaaaaaaaaaaaaaaagaatagttggAGGTACCGAGCTCTGGGACTGGGCCAGTGTGATGGTTccacacgtgtaatcccaacactttgggaggcccaggtaggaggatcacatgagtccagaagttcgagaccagcctgggggagcatagcaagaccctgtctctacaaaaaatacaaaacttagccttgtgtggtggcacacacctgtagccccagctgctcgggagactgaggcaggaggatcccttgagcccaggagttcaaggctgcagtgagccaggatagtgCACGCAGCCTGGCAAGAGCAaggaagaccctgtttcaaaaaaaccagAACTCTGGGACTGGAGTGCTTTAGACAGATGGGACAAGAATCAAGTTTTCTAGAGGTGTTTTTCATTAGATTGTAACATTAGACATTCATTAAAAACGAAGTCTGATGTGTGTATCCATGTTTTTATCTTTGAGGTAGGGTAATGGCAGTAAGTGAGCCTTTCTGAATAGCTTTTGTAAACAGCCCTTCTTTTCTACAGTGGTGAATACAAGTAACTGCCCACACCACTCATTTCATTAACAAGTTTACAAAATTAACATTACCTAAATGATTTTGGTAGAAAAACATTGTACACCTGGCCACTATTTAGCTAATATTTACTCCGATGCAGACATTTGCCCATACACAACTGCTTAGGGTGTGGAACGGGACGCCTACACGTTGCTTACAAGGAATGCGCATGGCTGCGAGAGAGGAGTCGGCAACACCTCAAAAAACTCCAGCCCTGCATCTATGCTTTGGACGCATGACCCACTTCCAGGAATTCACTCTGGAGACAGACCTAGAAACTTCTACGTGCACATGCACGAGGATATAACTAAATAGGTAGTATTTATTATAACATGATTGTATTAAAATACTTGAAACAATTGAGGTGCCCATGCATAGAGGCGAGTAAGCGACAGTGCTGCCCTGCAGGGCCGGCGCTCTGCCACTCAGGCACGGCGGGGAAGAGCTCGGGATGAGGGGTTTCCAGGGAATGTGAAGTAAAGCAAGGTGCAAAAATAGATGTGTCCCtagcagaaaggaaagaacatttgGTAGCAGCTCTTTGAAACAGGAAACCTGTAGCAGTTTTAAGACAGCCCccggccaggcaccatggctcacgcctgtaatcccagcactttgggaggctgaggcgggtggattgcctgggctcaggaattcgagaccagcctggccaacacggtgaaaccccatctctactaaaatacaagaaaattagccaggtgtggcggcgtgcacctgcagtcccagctacttgggaggctgaggcaggagaattgcttgaacccgggaggtggaggttgcagtgagccgaaatcacgccaatgaactccagcctgggcgacagagcaagacactgtcccaaaaaaaaaaaaaaaaagtcccctagtttttttttttttacaaccgCCCTTAATGAGTGATGTGGGTCTGTGCCCCTTCAGCTCTGGACTCTTGCCAACAGGACAAGGAGGCAGTGATGCCAGTGGTGCAGCACCACTTCCTGGGCCCACCCAGCCTTAAGCTGGCAGCTGCCCCTTCCTGTCTCTTTGGGGGTACATGCTCTTGGCCGTGCTGGGAGGAAGCCACGTTGCTCAGTAGAGAGGCCTGGTCAGATAGGACCCAGCAGCTAGCATCCCTGCCAGCCATGTTGTCCCCCCCTGTGGATCCTCCAGTGCCAGGAGCGATGCCCTCGCTGACCGTCTGGAGCACAGATGAACTGAACCTGCTAAGCCCTGTCCAAACTGCAAATGGGTGGACAAAATACAggattatttaaatatgtagtaTACTTATGTGAAAAAGCTAagcaaaatatatacacatacctgcTCATTTGTGCAAAAAAAACTGAGGTAAggtagaaataaatgagattgGTTACCACGGGGTGGAAACAGGTGGAGATGGAAAATGGGAAGAGGGTGGGAGGGGTGCAGCTTTTTGTGTAACAGACTTAGAACCACACGAATGTTTCACATGCTGCCAAATTCAATAAACTATTGTGGGGGGAATCCAAAATGGAATACCTACAATAACGGAACCTCACTGTTACAAATACTAAAACCACACTGAAGGGGTAGGCTGCTGAGCTAAATGATGGCCAGAGAACACCATTCGGGATGGATACTGCAAGGTTAAagtgacatatttaaaaaaagaacgtAGTATACTCTTGCTAGTGGATTTGCTTTCCATGGGTTGGCAATCCTGAAACCACAGGCGTACTAACATTGTGTGATGTTACACATAATGACAGCCTGATTTCCCACCGCTGGACAGTCACAAGGCAGGCCAGCATGAAGCCGTGGGCTTGCTGGGTTCGGTTTAGCAGTGAGTCGCGGTTAGAGCTGGAGCTGTGTGTGGCGGGGTGTTCCAAGTGTCACTCCACAAAAAGGCCTGGAAGCAATGATCCTCCAGCAGCCTGTGCGCGGCCAGCCCTGGGTCCCGGTGCTGGTGATGGttatttgtctcaaaaaaaataataataatagaaagtcACCATGAGGCAAATACCAATAACTGCTGATTTGTCGACGGAAACTAAAGTTACTGGGTTCTTGAGAGGATATTCTCGTTGTGTCCCTGCAAGATACTCATTACACCAAGGAAAATAGTGACTCTACAGTGAAGAGACCTGGTAGACACCACCTACATCCTGATTTGATGCAGAGGAGGCCAGATCTCTTCCGTGTTcttgccagaatgcataattgcaGTTTAATCACGAGAAAATATCAGGCAAACTAAAATTGAGGAGGAGTCTACAAAATGCCTGCCCACACTTCCCAAGTGCTCGGGCCCTAAAGACTGCAGGAGAGACTGGAAGACAGGGAGACAACAAAATACAATGTGGGCCCATTGGAAGGGCCCTGGACAGGAAAAATGGACACTTGTGAGACAGCCAGGCAGGTGCCAAGACAGGTGCAGCTGAGGCTGCTAGCCCTGCACGGTGCGAGTCCGCACGAGGCTGCAGGAGACACCAGTTAGGCGGCTGGGTGAAGGCTGCAGGATTTCCAAAACCTGTTCAAAATTATTCCAAAGTACAACACTAAGAAGGAAAATAtacctttttacttaaaaaaaaaaaaaaaaaagtgtggtccctggatgAGGGGTATCAGCGCTGCCTGGGGGCTTGTTAGAAAGGCAGAGCCTCAGAGCAGAGCCCTGTGGCGTCAGAAGCCGCGTCCCACATGTGAGGCGACGCCACCGTGCAGCGGCCAGTGAGGCGGCTTCGCAAATGGGTGAGGACAGCCTGCCCAGGCGCGTGCAGTGAGGACAGCCAAGTGCCCCCCGGCATGCACAGGTTACTACCCCATGTGTAGAAACAGGAAACGAGTGAatcttattttgtgtttgtaCAAAAACTGAAGTACCCCCAAGAAACAAGTATCCAAAATGATTCACAAGGGCAAGACTTTGTCACCCTCCTCTGGGGACTTGTGAACGGTGTACGTGTGACCAGTTCACAgcttctttaagaaaaaacacTTCAGTAAGAGCCAGGGTTACACTGTGTTCACATATTTAGGTTTGGACAACAAATTTCCCCTAAAGTTGTTGGAATCATAAATTAATGTTTCCCATCCTGCTGGAACAGACACACTTAAAAAGATGTCCCAAccttgttttgagatggagtctcactctgttgcccaggctggagtacaatggcgtgaccttggctcactgcaacctctgcctcccgggttcaagtgattctcctgcctcagcctcccaagtagctgggattacaagcgttcaccaccacgcctggctaaatcttttgtatttttagtagaaatggggtttcactatgatggccagactggtctcaaactcctgacctcgtgatccacccgccttggcctcccaaagtgctgggattacaggtgtgagccactgtgcccggacccaaagataatttttttttttttttgagacggagtctcgctgtgtcgcccagggtggagtgcagtggccgga from Papio anubis isolate 15944 chromosome 11, Panubis1.0, whole genome shotgun sequence encodes:
- the BNIP3 gene encoding LOW QUALITY PROTEIN: BCL2/adenovirus E1B 19 kDa protein-interacting protein 3 (The sequence of the model RefSeq protein was modified relative to this genomic sequence to represent the inferred CDS: deleted 1 base in 1 codon), producing the protein MGDAAADPPGPAPPCEFLPPGGGAGLSPGAQLGRGAPASAFPAPAAEASPQPAARRGLPSPQSPSGAMSQNGAPGMQEESLQGSWVELHFSNNGNGSSVPASVSIYNGDMEKILLDAQHESGRSSSKSSHCDSPPRSQTPQDTNRASEPDTHSIGEKNSSQSEEDDIERRKEVESILKKNSDWIWDWSSRPENIPPKEFLFKHPKRTATLSMRNTSVMKKGGIFSAEFLKVFLPSLLLSHLLAIGLGIYIGRRLTTSTSTF